The DNA region GGGGCAACACACTGACCGGTGACCCGGCGGCCGCGCCACGATACATCGAAGCACGACTCACCAAGCTGGCACTCGCCATTGGGTTCAGCCCTAAGGTAACCGAATGGACAGTGAGCTACGACGGACGCCGCGACGAACCGGTGACCCTGCCGGTTAAGTTCCCGTTGCTTTTGGCTCAAGGCGTGGAAGGCATCGCCGTCGGCTTGGCTTGCAAGATTCTGCCACACAATTTCAACGAACTGATCGACGGCGCGATCGCGGCGCTGCGCAACCAGCCATTTACTCTGGTGCCGGACTTCCCGACCGGCGGTACCATGGATGCCACCGAGTACAAAGACGGCCTGCGCGGCGGCAAGATCCGCGTCCGCGCCACGATTACGATCGAAAAGGCCAAGCTACTGCGCATCACCGAGATCCCATTCTCGACGACCACCGGCTCGCTGATTGACTCGATCGTGGCAGCCAACGAAAAGGGTAAGATCAAGATCGCCCGCATCGAGGACAACACCTCGGCCCACGCAGACATCCTCGTTCACCTTCCTACCGGAACGGATGCCGAGACGATGCGCGACGCGCTCTATGCCTTCACCGACTGCGAGGTCACGATTTCCCCGAACGCCTGTGTGATCAACGAAGGCAAACCGCGCTTCCTCGGCGTCACCGAGATCCTGAAGGAAAACGCATTCCAGACAAAAGCCCTGCTGGGCCGCGAGTTGGAGATCAAGCTTGGCGAACTTCGGGAGAAGTGGCACTTCAGCTCGTTGGAGAAGATTTTCATCGAGGAGCGCATCTATCGCGATATCGAAGAGTGCGAAACTTGGGACGCCGTGCTCGAGGCAATCGACACCGGCCTAAAACCTCATATAAGCGGCCTGCAACGCGAGGTCACCACCGACGACCTGATCCGGCTCACCGAAATCAAGATCAAGCGGATCTCCAAGTTCGACAGCTTCAAAGCGGACGAGATCCTCAAAGGGCTGGAAGCGGATATTGAACAGACCGAGAAAAACCTCCGCAACCTCACCCGCTTTACCATCCGCTGGTTCGAGAACCTCCAGAAGCAGTTCGGCAAAGGACGTGAGCGCAAGACCGCTATTGAGGAGGAAGGCTTCGGCAAAATCAACCGCACCCAGGTCGTGGTCTCGACCGAAACCCTCTACGTCGACCGCAAGAACGGCTTCGCCGGCTGGGGGCTGAAGAAGGAAGAGCCGGTCGAGAAATGCTCGCAGCTCGATGACGTCATCGCCATCACCCGCGAAGGCGTGATGCAGGTACAGAAGATCGCCGAGAAATCCTTCATCGGAAAGAACGCGCTACACGTCGCGATTTTCCGCAAGGAGGAAGCCGCTCAGAAGATCTACTCGATCATCTACCGTGACGGCCGCCAAGGCTCAAGCTACGCCAAGCGGTTCCGCATCGGCGGCGTCACCCGCGACCGCGAATACGACCTCACGCAGGGGAAAAAGGGCACGCGGATCCTCTACTTCGCCGTGCACGACACCGAGGAAGAGTCCGACGACAACCTCGTGCGCATCCACATGAAGAGCGGACTCGGTCTGCGTAACCTCTCGCGCGACTTCCTCTTCGGCGAGCTGGCAATCAAAGGACGAGGCGCACGCGGCAACATCGTCACCAAACGCCCGGTCGACCGCATCGTGCGGGCGCCGAAAGAGGAGCAATAAGCGCGAAACCAAGATCCGTCCGATCCGCCTGCCCCCCCCTCGCACTACGGCTGCACGACGTGCTCCTTGAACTTCAGGAAAATCGGCTCCAGCGGCGTTCCGGCATATTTCTCGGCGTACTTCTCACCGGCTTCCACGACCTCTGGATAGAGCGTCTTGTAGGACCTGTACTCGCTGCCGCAGACCTTCTTCGCCATCTTATCCATGTCCGCCAAGCCATCGACAAAACGTTGGTTTTCTGGATTCTTCGAGAGCTTGCGCATCAGCCGCGCAAACCGCGTGGTGCGCGTGCCACTGGTCAGCCCACGATCGATCATGAACTGCGTTAACATGTAAGCACGGTGCGGCTCTGCCTCGAGACAACTCTCGATCACGCTAAGCACATCCACTTCAAAGCGCGCCTGCTGCTGCGGGTAAGCTTCTCCGTTCTGCTCGAAAAACACACCATTGAGATGGACCATCGCATCCTCAAGCAGCGCCCCACCGGCCCAATCGTGGTTCCCCACAAAGAAACGCAAGACACTGTCAGGATTCGTCATTTTCGCGTGTGATCTGGACATGTCGTAGCGGTTGAAGCAGTTGGTCCCGCACAATCCGTAGGTCACCACATGATTGTCGGGAACCCGCTCACCATGTTTGTGGCAGCTAGAACCAGCCCCACAGGCGATAATACCGGCCACGTCGTTCTGGCTGGCGGTAAAGAACGAGTACCGACTGCCGCCGGAAAACCCACTGAGATAAATCCGCTTTTCATCGATCGGAAGGTTCTCCTTCACGAACTCCATCATCGCGACAATCGCCTTGTAGCTCGCGTCATAGTCGAGCTTGTTCGAGGACTGCGGAGTGGTGGCCAGAATCCATCGGTTCATCTCCGCTGCCTTCTTGTAGCGGTTCAACGTGCCTACCCTCCCACTCCCTGGGTCCTGAATAAACAGAACCGGATGAGCATCATCATCCCGGAGCGACGTCGGCAAATAGAGTCGGCAGGTGTAGCCGTTGGCTGTCGGGATCTCATCGGTGATCTTCCCCAACGGGTATTTGAGCTCCGCAGGTTTCTCACTGGCGAACTTGGCAGCCTCAGCGGCTGCCTCCGCTTTGTTGTAATGGTCTTCGATCGCGTCCTGATCCTCCTGCACCAATTTATCCAACGCGACCACCACGGTTTCGCCGTCCGGCTTCTCCAAGCGAATCTTCCCCATCTTGAAGCCGGTGACCATCGCCTCAATTTGGTGACCTGATTTCGCGGTCCACATCCGCATTTCAGTCGCAGGAGTAGGCTCACCACGGCTGTGTATGAGGAGCACACTGGCGAGAGCAAGGAGGAGAAGAGGGTTTTTCATCACAATGGGAAACAGAATATCGAAACGATGTATCACCCGCACAGCACACACGCCACCATATTGTTAAGCTCACCAAACCACTCGCCGCAACTGCAACCCAGTCTCAATAAGAACGCACCTACCGAACTCCCCACCCGCTCCGAGCCGCCCGCAACGGGCTGAATCCCCCCGGTTAGCCGCGCCGGATTCGACAAGCGCATTCAAACAGCGTACATTACCCACCCACTGGGACCAAAACCCAAGGAAAAAGCATGCTTCGCTCCGCTTGTGAAAAATTTCACAAAATCACCTTGCGAGGGTATGCGAGCGGTCAAATACTGCCCTGTGGTTTTATTCTGGGAGACCTCTGATTTCCCGTTACGACCCGCCCCACACCGATCTCATTATGGCTGAATCAGTTAAGGAATTCGAAGTACCCGACATGGCTGCCAAATCCGCGAACCAAGCGGAGGCCTACCAGCAGACCACCGATGACATTGTCGGCGAAAAGTTGACGGTGAACATGGGGCCCTCCCACCCCGCAACCCACGGCGTGCTGCGTCTGGTGCTGGAATTGGACGGCGAAATGATCACCAAAGCCCAGCCTGAGCTCGGCTACCTGCACCGCGGTGCCGAAAAGATCGCGGAGAACATGCATTACAACCAGTTCGTGCCATACACCGACCGTCTGGACTATCTTGCACCTCTCGCCAACAACGTCGCCTACGCAACCGCAGTCGAGAAGCTGATGGGCTGGCAGTTGCCTGAGCGCGGCCAGGCGATCCGCGTGATTGCCTGCGAGTTGGCACGCATCTCCGCTCACCTGTTGGGCGTTGGCTGTTACGCCATGGACGTCGGTGCGATGACCGTCTTCCTGTACACCTTCACTGAACGTGAAAAGATCTACAACCTCTGCGAACTGCTGACAGGGGCTCGCTTCACGACATCGTGGACACGTGTCGGCGGCCAGATCCGCGACATCGATGACAAGACCTTCGCAGCGATCAACACATTCCTCGACGGCCTGCCGCCAGTGATCGACGAAGTCGACAAGCTCCTCAGCCGCAACAAAATCTTCCTCGACCGTACCGTCGACGTTGGCACCATCACCCGCGAAGACGCTATCGGCTTCGGTCTTACCGGACCGAACCTGCGCGGATCCGGCGTCGACCACGACGTCCGCAAGGCCCGCCCATACCTCGGCTACGAGCAGTATGAGTTCGACATCCCAGTGGGTGAAAATGGTGACAGCTACGACCGCTACCTCGTACGCATGGAGGAAATGCGCCAGTCGATCCGCATCCTCAAGCAGGCTCTCAAGTCGCTCCCATCCGGACCGATCAATGTGGTCGATCCAAAGAGCACCCTCCCACAGAAAGAACGCGTGCTGATGTCGATGGAAGAACTGATCCACCACTTCATCGTCGCAACCCAAGGCATCGACGCACCGGAAGGTGAAGTTTACTTCGCAGCGGAGAACCCGAAGGGCGAACTCGGCTTCTACATCAACAGCAAAGGCGGTGGCGTACCTCACCGACTCAAGATGCGCAGCCCGTCATTCTGCAACTTGTCCATCCTTCCAAAGCTTCTACCGAACCACATGGTCTCCGACGTGGTCGCCATCCTAGGCTCGCTCGACTTCGTGATGGGCGAATGCGACCGCTAACTCAGAATTTATTCAGACAGGATTAACATGATGGACATGATTGGAGCTGCCGGGTTTGCAGCTCTGGATCAGTCCGGAACCAACAGAAACTTCAACGAGTGAACGACCTCCTTACCGAGAAAATTATCGGATGCGCCATGAAAGTGCACCGGACACTCGGCCCGGGATTCTTGGAAAGCGTTTACTCAAATGCACTCTGCCACGAACTTCGAACGTCCGGAATACAGTCCATCCAAGAAGATGCCATCTCCGTCGTGTACGACGGTATTGTCGTCGGCGAATTCAAAGCAGACCTCCTCGTTGAAAACCGAA from Sulfuriroseicoccus oceanibius includes:
- a CDS encoding DNA gyrase/topoisomerase IV subunit A, encoding MTPGNDQDQPEPDDAHADPANDLEMGEPVSDEDAGIAEGQEKVDDMYSKYFLEYASYVILERAVPHINDGLKPVQRRILHAMHGIEDGRYNKVANIVGDTMKYHPHGDSAIGDAIVQLGQKDLLIDTQGNWGNTLTGDPAAAPRYIEARLTKLALAIGFSPKVTEWTVSYDGRRDEPVTLPVKFPLLLAQGVEGIAVGLACKILPHNFNELIDGAIAALRNQPFTLVPDFPTGGTMDATEYKDGLRGGKIRVRATITIEKAKLLRITEIPFSTTTGSLIDSIVAANEKGKIKIARIEDNTSAHADILVHLPTGTDAETMRDALYAFTDCEVTISPNACVINEGKPRFLGVTEILKENAFQTKALLGRELEIKLGELREKWHFSSLEKIFIEERIYRDIEECETWDAVLEAIDTGLKPHISGLQREVTTDDLIRLTEIKIKRISKFDSFKADEILKGLEADIEQTEKNLRNLTRFTIRWFENLQKQFGKGRERKTAIEEEGFGKINRTQVVVSTETLYVDRKNGFAGWGLKKEEPVEKCSQLDDVIAITREGVMQVQKIAEKSFIGKNALHVAIFRKEEAAQKIYSIIYRDGRQGSSYAKRFRIGGVTRDREYDLTQGKKGTRILYFAVHDTEEESDDNLVRIHMKSGLGLRNLSRDFLFGELAIKGRGARGNIVTKRPVDRIVRAPKEEQ
- a CDS encoding SHD1 domain-containing protein, producing MKNPLLLLALASVLLIHSRGEPTPATEMRMWTAKSGHQIEAMVTGFKMGKIRLEKPDGETVVVALDKLVQEDQDAIEDHYNKAEAAAEAAKFASEKPAELKYPLGKITDEIPTANGYTCRLYLPTSLRDDDAHPVLFIQDPGSGRVGTLNRYKKAAEMNRWILATTPQSSNKLDYDASYKAIVAMMEFVKENLPIDEKRIYLSGFSGGSRYSFFTASQNDVAGIIACGAGSSCHKHGERVPDNHVVTYGLCGTNCFNRYDMSRSHAKMTNPDSVLRFFVGNHDWAGGALLEDAMVHLNGVFFEQNGEAYPQQQARFEVDVLSVIESCLEAEPHRAYMLTQFMIDRGLTSGTRTTRFARLMRKLSKNPENQRFVDGLADMDKMAKKVCGSEYRSYKTLYPEVVEAGEKYAEKYAGTPLEPIFLKFKEHVVQP
- the nuoD gene encoding NADH dehydrogenase (quinone) subunit D, with amino-acid sequence MAESVKEFEVPDMAAKSANQAEAYQQTTDDIVGEKLTVNMGPSHPATHGVLRLVLELDGEMITKAQPELGYLHRGAEKIAENMHYNQFVPYTDRLDYLAPLANNVAYATAVEKLMGWQLPERGQAIRVIACELARISAHLLGVGCYAMDVGAMTVFLYTFTEREKIYNLCELLTGARFTTSWTRVGGQIRDIDDKTFAAINTFLDGLPPVIDEVDKLLSRNKIFLDRTVDVGTITREDAIGFGLTGPNLRGSGVDHDVRKARPYLGYEQYEFDIPVGENGDSYDRYLVRMEEMRQSIRILKQALKSLPSGPINVVDPKSTLPQKERVLMSMEELIHHFIVATQGIDAPEGEVYFAAENPKGELGFYINSKGGGVPHRLKMRSPSFCNLSILPKLLPNHMVSDVVAILGSLDFVMGECDR
- a CDS encoding GxxExxY protein, whose translation is MNDLLTEKIIGCAMKVHRTLGPGFLESVYSNALCHELRTSGIQSIQEDAISVVYDGIVVGEFKADLLVENRIIVELKAIETLHPAHEVQLVNYLTATNIEVGLLINFGSSSLQFKRKHRTYRPHS